In one Fusarium falciforme chromosome 5, complete sequence genomic region, the following are encoded:
- a CDS encoding Mur-ligase-M domain-containing protein: MSSAQEIQFAINRIYRALANKRKAGYRDIRLGLDRINRVVPETQEWKGVHVAGTNGKGSICAFLAGLFKLAGLSYGSFTSPAFPERHNGVTINGLYVNPRMYEMEMRHVEAKWERIATNWRFQHGEDPEGLSPFELETATAFRVFNKMHVPYGIVEVGMGGATDATNAMKEKAVTVISKIGLDHQEFLGNTIENIAKVKGGIMQRNVPCIVDHTNPPSVIHALREHARQVGTDIILTWKAEPFLMTLDNSKWKLESYQVQNLLCAALAFRHLFPLKEIDLNKLMATDPFLPGRMETVQIYPPASGLESRSILVDGAHNMLGIEGLVSHVDKHMRKPDQPVTWVMGMSSSKHKPFHRIIEKVVKPQDNLAFVEFTPGTNDPQPAPANYGADHAKTIVKTPEQVYDGEPTIANALPWACEKAGPDGPVVVTGSLYLIRELFGLEGVRRARQLGTRRPGRAQLYRYVKLAQERNLTKEEAREFKQARRHFHLSPLRSKVFLNVRDGGSPQSPEVSAETSEQQRKAAYHKKQEEGYKKTIVAIQNDLKRPTATISGGSADEAVEAVGNLAARLEDLKNQASMHRKEYEAAMFNIRGHTAMAHKKYMGYRKIFGRPKKPKAPAGSPFLSSPGGRPIAVRKSSVTWNEQKVDEAAALAEQRGTSKRRKRASAPKEAKNVDPFAAKLASARRNQPSSHSKRRKLANPLITHLHMAPTHLIIVCCHGIWLGGSSHGADEAEWLIADFQRGETPTFIQHVKAGVEVLALDQSGSALVFSGGPTRKETKISEAQSYANIAAEHGYWGLLQDGPSSDEILVEERALDSYHNVFFSLTLFYSKFKAWPSKITIVSHGFKKERLVDGHCAAIGFPLDRVSFIGIDPPGMVAAAAGASDGKDKEEAIKGVGLAMGEWRSDPHGRGESLAGKRTKRNPWGVSQGVFPDGHLDPGDLVVKIQDGNEVLDEEAARPW, translated from the exons ATGTCTTCCGCGCAGGAAATTCAGTTCGCCATTAACCGCATCTATCGAGCCCTGGCCAACAAGAGGAAAGCGGGCTACCGGGATATTCGCTTGGGTCTTGACCGAATCAACCGGGTTGTACCAGAGACTCAAGAGTGGAAGGGTGTTCATGTCGCCGGTACCAATGGCAAGGGCTCAATATGTGCCTTTCTCGCCGGCCTATTCAAGCTGGCCGGGCTCAGCTACGGCAGCTTCACATCACCCGCCTTCCCAGAGAGACATAATGGCGTCACCATCAATGGTCTCTATGTGAATCCACGGATGtacgagatggagatgaggcaCGTCGAGGCCAAGTGGGAGCGCATCGCCACTAACTGGAGGTTTCAACACGGCGAGGACCCCGAGGGCCTATCACCATTCGAACTTGAGACAGCAACCGCCTTCCGCGTCTTCAACAAGATGCATGTCCCTTacggcatcgtcgaggtTGGCATGGGTGGAGCCACCGACGCTACCAATGCAATGAAGGAAAAGGCTGTCACCGTCATATCAAAGATTGGCCTTGACCACCAAGAGTTCCTCGGTAACACTATCGAGAAcattgccaaggtcaagggcggTATCATGCAAAGAAACGTCCCCTGTATCGTCGATCATACTAATCCCCCCTCCGTCATCCATGCCCTCAGAGAGCACGCTCGCCAGGTAGGGACAGATATTATCCTCACCTGGAAGGCCGAGCCCTTTCTCATGACACTCGACAACTCAAAGTGGAAACTCGAGAGCTACCAAGTTCAGAACCTCCTCTGTGCTGCTCTCGCCTTCCGTCATTTATTCCCTCTAAAAGAAATTGACTTGAACAAGCTCATGGCTACGGACCCCTTCTTGCCCGGACGAATGGAGACGGTACAGATCTACCCACCGGCTTCTGGTCTTGAATCAAGAAGCATTCTCGTCGATGGAGCTCACAACATGCTGGGAATTGAAGGACTGGTTAGCCATGTCGACAAGCACATGCGAAAACCAGATCAACCAGTGACCTGGGTAATGGGTATGTCTTCGAGCAAGCACAAGCCATTCCACCGAATTATCGAAAAGGTTGTCAAGCCCCAAGACAACCTCGCTTTTGTCGAGTTTACTCCCGGCACCAACGATCCCCAGCCTGCACCCGCCAACTACGGCGCCGACCACGCCAAGACCATTGTCAAGACTCCTGAGCAAGTGTACGACGGGGAGCCCACCATCGCGAACGCTCTGCCATGGGCTtgcgagaaggctggcccGGACGGACCAGTAGTTGTGACAGGAAGTCTTTACCTCATCCGAGAGCTCTTTGGTCTTGAAGGTGTTCGTCGGGCACGACAGCTAGGCACCCGGAGGCCTGGGCGAGCGCAACTATACCGATATGTCAAGTTGGCGCAAGAGAGGAACTTGACAAAAGAGGAGGCCCGGGAGTTCAAGCAAGCGAGGCGACACTTTCACCTGTCGCCCCTCCGAAGCAAAGTCTTCTTGAATGTACGTGACGGTGGCAGTCCTCAGTCCCCGGAGGTGTCCGCTGAAACGTCAGAGCAGCAGCGCAAAGCCGCGTACCACaagaagcaggaggagggATACAAGAAGACCATCGTCGCTATCCAGAACGATCTAAAACGACCGACTGCCACTATCAGTGGTGGGAGTGCCGATGAGGCCGTCGAGGCGGTGGGAAACCTTGCCGCTCGGCTCGAAGACCTCAAGAACCAAGCCTCGATGCACAGGAAGGAGTATGAGGCGGCCATGTTCAATATCAGGGGGCACACGGCGATGGCTCACAAGAAGTACATGGGCTATCGCAAGATCTTCGGGCGGCcaaagaagcccaaggcccCTGCCGGCTCCCCGTTCCTCTCGTCACCGGGGGGCAGGCCTATCGCGGTGCGCAAATCGTCCGTGACATGGAATGAGCAAAAGGTGGATGAGGCGGCGGCATTGGCTGAGCAGAGAGGAACATctaagaggaggaagagggcgtCTGCGCCGAAGGAGGCAAAGAACGTTGACCCGTTTGCCGCGAAGCTGGCTTCGGCCCGGAGAAACCA ACCCTCATCTCACTCCAAACGCCGCAAACTTGCGAATCCCCTCATTACACACCTCCACATGGCGCCCACAcacctcatcatcgtctgcTGCCACGGCATCTGGCTCGGCGGGTCAAGCCACGGCGCCGACGAGGCAGAGTGGCTCATCGCCGACTTTCAGCGCGGCGAGACCCCCACCTTTATCCAGCACGTCAAGGCTGGTGTGGAGGTCCTCGCCCTTGACCAGTCCGGCTCTGCGCTGGTGTTTTCAGG GGGCCCTACGCGTAAGGAGACAAAGATATCCGAGGCTCAGAGTTATGCAAACATCGCTGCCGAACACGGCTACTGGGGACTCTTGCAGGATGGGCCATCTAGCGACGAGATCTTGGTGGAAGAGCGAGCACTAGACTCGTACCACAacgtcttcttctccttgacgcTCTTCTACTCCAAATTCAAAGCTTGGCCTTCAAAGATCACCATCGTGAGCCATGGCTTCAAAAAGGAACGACTCGTTGACGGACACTGCGCAGCCATTGGATTCCCCTTGGACCGTGTTTCGTTCATCGGGATAGACCCGCCGGGCATGGTTGCCGCTGCTGCAGGCGCTTCTGATGGAAAGGATAAAGAGGAGGCTATCAAGGGCGTTGGGTTGGCAATGGGCGAGTGGAGGAGTGATCCTCATGGACGAGGAGAGAGTTTGGCTGGGAAGAGGACGAAAAGAAACCCATGGGGAGTGAGCCAGGGCGTTTTCCCGGATGGGCACCTTGATCCTGGTGATTTGGTGGTCAAGATTCAAGATGGGAATGAAGTTCTAGACGAAGAGGCGGCAAGGCCATGGTGA